The Nycticebus coucang isolate mNycCou1 chromosome 17, mNycCou1.pri, whole genome shotgun sequence nucleotide sequence tgattctcttgcctcagcctcccgagtagctgggactacaggcacccgccacaacacccggctattttttgttgcagtttggccagggccaggtttgaacctgccacccttgctatatggggtcggcgccctacccactgagccacaggcaccgtcccgcCTTTATTTTAATAGATCCTTGGGATTTTCTGCATAGATTTTCATCACTATCAGCTGCAAATTTAGTTTTATTCCAATCTGTATGCTCATTTTATTTCCTCTCCTTGTTGTGCTTCCAGtacaacattttttgtttttgagagagactcttgctgttgtccaggctgaagtCCAGTTGCCTGATCATAGCTGACTGCATCccccaactcctgagttcaagcaatcttcctgctttagctgcttgagtagctaggactacaggcaagtgcataacgcctggctattttcttttttctttttgagacagagtctcaccttttcaccctcggtagagcactgtggcatcatagctcacagcaacatcaaactcttgggcctaagcgattcttttgcctcagcctcccaagtagctataggTGCCtgggcacaacacccagctattttttgttgcagttgtcattgttgtttagcaggacagagccaggctcaaacctaccagctttggtgtatgtggctggtgctgtaaccactgtgggtgccaaggtttttttttttttttaatgtagagatggagtcttgctaggTTGGCCAGGCTggggtctcaagtgatcctcccatctcagcctcccaaagtgctgagattacaggtatgaaccaccgtgcctggcccctgTTAAATGTTAGATGCAAGTAGTGAGAAGGGACAGGCTTGCCTTGGTCTGTCCTTGCCTTGCTTTCTCCTGGTCTCAGGGGAGAGCATCTAGTCTTTCACCATTACATATGATGTCAGCTGTAAGGTtttatgtacctttttttttttttttttttgaggtaagtctctgttaccctgggtagagtgtgatggcatcatagctcacagtaacctcaaactcttgggctcaagtgatcctcttgccttagccttccaagaagctgtgactataggtacccaccacaatgcccacctagtttttcaatttttagtacatactgggtgtcactctggctcaggctcattTTGAAtgcctgaggtcaagtgatccacctacctcagcctctaagagttgctaggattacaggtgcaaacgACCTCAGCCAGCCTgcagtcactctttttttttttttttttttgtggtttttgttttggccggggctggatttgaaccggccacctccggcatatgggaccggcgccctactccttgagccacaggcaccaccccagtcaCTCTTTATCAAGTTTAGAAAGTTACCATCTATTCCTGGCTTGCTGAGTTTTTATCGTGGATGAAGGTtgaattttgtcttaaaaaaatttttagagctgagtgcagttgctcacacctgtaatcctagcactctgggaggccaaggtgggtagatcacttgagctcaggagttggagaccagcctgagcaagaacaagaccccatctctaaaaaaaacagctgggtgttgtggccagcacctataatcccagctactcgggaggcagaggcaagagaatcactggagtcccaagagtttgaggttgctttgaggtgTGACagcaaggcactctactgagggcaacaaagtgagactcttatcttcaaaaaaaaaaaaaaatagggggggactcctgcctgggtgacagagcaaagaaCCTGTCTCAGCCCCTCCACcaccaaaacaggaaaaaaacaaaaagttgtgaGATGAAGGAGACCTTGTTTCCTCATAACAGGCCTGAGCCATGATAGAAGAACCTCCCTCAGCATTTAAATTACAGGAGACCAATAAGTGACTTTTTCCTCAAACCAGTTAGATGGAACTCTTATTATTTGCTAACAGAATCCTGCCTACCTAATTGAATTGTAAAGCAGAAGGCCCAGCATAAGTAATCCCTGAAGTGGCTTGGCCTCTCCTGACCAGGGGGGTATGGGACTGCTTTGAGTTTCCACAGAGAACAATCTTTTCTATTCCCACCTCTTTCCCATGTCCTCCCCTCTTCCACTTCCCACCAAAAGAACACAGGCAGCCAAAGGCAGCTTGGGCAATACTTGGTATACATCATACATTTATTAGTGAATATCCCTCTGAAATCagcaacaatattaaaaaaaataatgattgcACTACTTGGTCAAGCAGAACTAgcaactttcattttaaaaaaagtacaaatctGTTAAAAATTTCAAtcagtatacacatatataatacaaCATACTAGTTATGTTAAATGCTACAAACCAATGTGAATCCAATGGAATGGAAAAAACCACACATTTAAGCTTTAAgaaccatttttttctctatatattaGCATTTTCTCAAATACATACATGGGAAAAATGAGGTAACTGTAAAATGTGCAAGGAACAGGGCCCCccaaattacatatatttttacatatatgtaattatgtgtatatatatatatatatatatatatatacctttctAACACAATACAGGCGCTGGGCCCAGCCAGggctgggggaaggtgcccactGTCATGCCTACGCCAAATGTTGGTAAGTAAGAGAGTAAACAATGACAAGCCCCCACCACTGTAAATCATTGGTAACATGGCATCTATAGCAAGGTCACAAACATCCTAAGTAATTGTTTTATAAACCTTTTTTTAAtgatgatgttttttcttttaatgttgtaTTTTCCCCCAAATAGCTGCATGTTGGAATCACTGCTGTAGCCAACACACAATCTGTGAGCCCATTTCCGCCTGCCCCAGGGACCTAAGGGTTTTGAAAACCTTTTGTTGGGGTTGGGAAGGGAAGGGGGTTAGAGAAGGTGGTTCTCTGTGTAAAACACATGGGTTTTCAACACTGCTATAAATATAGAAACGTCACCTGGAGTTATATACAGTAAGACTTTGGGTTCTCCATAGGGGTGGGACCAGACTGATGGGCCCCATGGCAGGCGAGGGTGGGAGGCGGGGAGCCAGGGCCGCTGCGGGGAGAACGAGGGTGGTTGGAGCATCCCTGAGGCAGCAGGCGCCAGGGGCTGCCTGCTAGGATGTGCCGGCCCCACACGCGGTTCGTTCAGGGCAGCAACCCCAGCTAGGGGTAGGAAAGGAATGGGActagggagggagggtgggtggggagcCCAGCCAGACCCTACAGGGGCCTCCTCCAGACCTTGGAGGGCAGAGATCAGACTAGGAGGGACCTCCCAGAGATGGGGGTCCACACCCTCGCTGGTCCCCATGGTCCTGGGATTTCCTTAGAGAAGACTCACCCAGACAGGTGGAAGATGGGTCCTGGCTGGAGAAGGAAAAATGCCCTGAAAAGCGTACGGTCCCGGTAGGCTCTAGGGACGTGTGCAGTACAGTGCATGGCAGTTATCAGCTGAGTACAGACCCCTCAACCCTGCCCATGACCGCcagccacccagcccagcccagccccagccaagcacATGCAAACAGACTAGGCAGCTCAACTGGACTACTCTGTCCTTTGGGCACTCAGTCCTGGTTGGTCCCTAACCCTAAGCCCAttaagccaaaggaaaaaaagtcttaaGTATCCACATTCCCAAATCCTATAAAGCGATTTTGGgccaaatgaataaacaaaaattgcTGCTCCTCACATTCATGCAAAACAACAGAGAGGGGAGAAAAACGAGCATGGGCCTGGCTCCATCATTGGCACCAGGGGAGCCACCAGGAACACGGGCTCACTCTCCCCAGGCTCCCTAAAGATACATGTGCCTCAGCTCATGTGTGGTCCCCCATTTGCTCCAGAGGCCCGACTGGGATCCCCTCCAGCCTAAAGGTGGGGCTGGAATGTTGTACCTGGGGTGAGGGTCCTCTAGGAAACCAGACCCCCCCTCACAACAGCCTAAGCAGAGCTGACTGCCTGAGTCTGTCCAATCAAGGCAGGAGGACTCATCCTTAGGGCTCAGGGAATGGCCTCGACACCGTCCACGCACTTGGCAGTGCCACTTGAACAGAGGGCACGCCACGTCAGTGCAAGAGACCAGATAACTCAGGATggcaccccccccacacacacacacacacccatcctGCAGCCAAGGATCTCCACCAGCCATACTGGAGGAATGGACCCTTGGCTCGCAGTGCCAgtagaaaaaaaggagaggggcCCAAAGGCAAACAGGAAGAGACCAATCAGGGACATTCAGGCAGCTCCGTGGTGGGCAGACAGGCAGGCAGATCAGGGAAGGAGTCTTTGGAGGTTGGCAAATGCAGGGGCTTATTGCAGGGGCTTCTCATGGGGTTGACCCTGGCACCAGCTCTGGAGATGCAGGTAGGAATGACAGGGCAGACCTGGATCACTCCCTCCTCgtcctccctgcccacccccccAAGTTTCCAGAGCTTCGGGCAGGGTTCTCCTGGGCAGCTATTGGGCTTCACTCAGCCTCTCTGGGCACCTCAGAGGCGTCGGCCCGGCAAATGGGACACGTCCGGTTAGCCTATGGGGAGTAGCACACATCAGGCTTCACTCTCCCCTATCCCCAACCCCATTCTCATCTTTTCAGCTGTCTCATGGGGCTTTGGCTCTCTGAAGCTAGAAGTTTTAGATGATGACAAGGATGAGGAGGGAAACCCTCCAAGCCTGCCCTCCTCCCTCGCCACATGGGAAAAACCTGGGAGCCAGCTAGGGCTGCATTACCTTCAACCACTTGTCAACACACTTGGTGTGGAACTCATGGCTGCAGGGGAGGACTCGGAGCAGCTGCCGTGCCTCAAAGTCACTGAAGCAGACCACACACCTGGGGAGAGGTACAGAGCGTCACCTCCACACACATGGCTAAGGGAAAGGGAAGGTGCATCATACAGTATGATTCCCCCAAACATGGGTATGTCCCACTACAGCCCCGCTATGTTTAGAGGAACAGGGAATGGGGAGATGGAGCGCAGCACTCACAGTGTCTGCTCTGACTGATGGCTGTCTGGGTTAAAGCGGTATGATGGGAGCTGCTCTATGTCTGCTTTGGTGAGGCCTCGGGGCTTGGCATCTCCCAGCCGCTCAGCCAGGTTCAGGAGAGCCTAGAGATGGCAGGAGCAGGTGGTCAGCAAAGTCCGGGGCTAGTCTCCCAACCCCGCCCCCCAGCACAGGCTCTACAGGACCTCATAGTTCTCCATCTCCACATCATCCACATCCAGATCCAGGCTGATGGTGGGCCCCATTGCTGTTGGTGACATTGGCAGCATCGAACTAGAAAGACAAGTGTGGGGACCCAGGATCAAGGTCAGTAGGCGTGGGGCAGAGCTGCTTCTCTTAACTCCTCCGTGCAAACAAAGCCCAGGGTTCTATGCCGTTCAGGCTGGGGACTCTGGTGTTTATTCTAGGACATTGTAGAAGGCAGGGAGTCCAACTAGTGTGTGCATTGTATGTCTGGCTTGGTGAAGATGCCAGACAACTTTGGAGGCCCTGGAACCCCAGGTCCAACCACTAGAGGCCCCAGGAAAACAGGGCAACACAGCTCTGGGGCAGATATGTTGGTACTTACAGGAAGTAGGGCAGGAAGCTGGGGTAataaggtggtggtggtggtggtggtggtggtggtgggggcggTGGGGGCAGCGGCTGTTGCAGGCGGTATCTCTGGGTGCTCAGTCTCCGCGGCATCATATGAGAATACGGCTGTGAGAAGGGGGCCAGGTGCATGTTAGCCTGGTGGCCTGCCTCCCCATTAACTGCCTTAGAGTCTGGATGGGGGTTGGAGGCGGCACTCACCACACCAAAGGACAGCTCCTGGTGCAGGGGATCGTGGGACAGGTAGTGCAGGGGAACTGATGGGG carries:
- the RNF44 gene encoding RING finger protein 44 isoform X5, with the protein product MLHPATQQSPFMVDLHEQVHQGAVPLSYTVTTVTTQGFPLPTGQHIPGCSAQQLPACSVMFSGQHYPLCCLPPPQLIQACTMQQLPVPYQAYPHLISSDHYILHPPPPAPPPQPTHMAPLGQFVSLQTQHPRMPLQRLDNDVDLRGDQHPLGSFTYSTSASGPTLSPSVPLHYLSHDPLHQELSFGVPYSHMMPRRLSTQRYRLQQPLPPPPPPPPPPPPPPPYYPSFLPYFLSMLPMSPTAMGPTISLDLDVDDVEMENYEALLNLAERLGDAKPRGLTKADIEQLPSYRFNPDSHQSEQTLCVVCFSDFEARQLLRVLPCSHEFHTKCVDKWLKANRTCPICRADASEVPREAE